In Juglans microcarpa x Juglans regia isolate MS1-56 chromosome 8D, Jm3101_v1.0, whole genome shotgun sequence, the following are encoded in one genomic region:
- the LOC121243077 gene encoding uncharacterized protein LOC121243077, translating into MAAIPAQSSSSETSIITINPATTINEKLTPATFSQWRAQFEALLIGYDLIDFVTRKHQCPAIDATNSATSQAAYSHWVRQDKLLLHAILASTSTTITPLIASCKMSQQAWFALTRLYAGKSRTRAMQLKEDLTLNTHGSRSVTEVLQSIKMIADELAIIDHHVRMMISHSIF; encoded by the coding sequence ATGGCCGCTATTCCTGCACAATCCTCTTCCTCCGAAACATCCATCATTACAATCAACCCAGCCACCACCATTAATGAAAAACTTACCCCTGCCACATTTTCCCAATGGAGAGCTCAATTTGAGGCACTGCTCATAGGTTACGACCTTATTGATTTTGTCACCAGAAAACATCAATGTCCAGCCATTGATGCCACAAATTCTGCCACCTCCCAAGCCGCGTACTCCCACTGGGTTCGCCAAGATAAACTTCTCCTCCATGCCATTCTTGCTTCCACCTCCACGACAATCACTCCACTTATTGCCTCTTGCAAAATGTCTCAACAGGCTTGGTTTGCTCTTACTCGACTTTATGCGGGCAAATCTCGAACACGTGCAATGCAACTCAAGGAGGATTTAACTTTGAACACTCATGGCAGTAGATCTGTCACCGAAGTTCTCCAAAGCATAAAAATGATTGCTGATGAACTTGCAATCATAGATCATCATGTTCGGATGATGATCTCACactctatattttaa